TATACTTGGTTCGTCAGCCTCAACTTATTTCCTTCAGCTTTTAGGGCGTCAACTATTGAGACCGTCACTCTTGGAGACCGTCTGCTGTAGTACCGTCTGCTTATGTATGGAAGGTCACACAGAACCGTCGGTCTGAGGCTAGACtctttttatccttatcaacaacgttggtttttttttgtcaaacaaGGTTTAAGTTGTGGGTTTTAGATAGTTCTACTggcaaaattttttgttgttgaataagaaatccTAAAGTTCAATTTCTACCTATACGAAAAAGACCAATTGAAGTCCATGTCTAATAATAGAAACCATAAGTgtaggtttcagttagctcagtcggtaaaatctctgatggttgtataagaaatTTAAGGTTCAATCCTCGTCTATATAAAAAATCGATTGATGTCTTGGtatgataataaaaagttattatcaaGATTGAATTCTATATGTTGAAattctttaaataataataataataataataataaccatcGGTTGAAAGTTGAACggtctaaaaataataaaaagtttcaaGTTGCGGTTCTAGTGAATCACACTCACGTGGCAGAGCATGTGGCAATGGACGGTAACGGAGAGAAAATTGACGGAGAGGATGAGAATCCCGAATTCTCCCTGTACGGCCAATGGCGTCTGCCGTTAAAGCATCATCCATCCAAcctatttctcttcttcttcttctctttctctctctgccaAATCCCAATTCAGGTCCTTCATTTTTGCTTATTTCTTTTGTCAAAATTATATTCAAGTCCTCAGTATATCCAACTCATATGGTTTGGTTTCGTTGAAGGTCAGTTCTCTACTTCTCTCTCTgttcatatacatatatttactTGTTTTGCTGTGATTAACAATGATTGATTGGTGaatgtaatttttgaaaaatgggatcttttttaattaaattctttatttttagctcaaatatttaatgggtttgaatttttttagagaTTTATTGACAATGgtgcaagaatttttttttttttttttgggttaattgttgattttttatttttttagttatgtaAGAGGGAAATAAGCTAATTCTAGGCACATTATTCATTTGTGACATGGGTTTTTGCTGACACTAAAAATTTAGTAGTTACTATGAAGAGTAGAGTATTAGTTTTGTATTTGTTGCCAGTTCAGTTGAATCATCTGTTATTCTGGTGCTGAAGGGGGTATTGGTCTTGTCTTGGATGATTTAAACTGTTTCTTGATTTGAGCTTGGTTGGGATGTGTTGTGTAGTCTTGGAAGTTCAATTGCTTGTGTTGAGAGTTAACATCAATGCGTAGATGGCCTTCATAGATATGGAAATTTGGAATTGGTGACCCAGTCTGTAATTTCTTCTTTGGATTTGATTTAGGAAAACACATGCCTTTCTTTTACCATATATGTGGCTGATACTAACTAGTCTATCAAGGATCCATAACcaatcccaaaatttttgggactttaaaggctttgttgttgttgtcggaTAAGCATTTCATTACCAAGTAACTATTAACAGTCCAAAGATGATGTTGCTTCTAATATGTTCTTCTCTAGCTAGACATCTTTTGTTCATATGAGATGGGCACTTCTAAAACCCCTGACATCTCCACGTTTGGACATGCTGGGGACACTCCTGTATGTATGTCCTCATTGTGTTgggaaaaaacatttttcttttatttgaaaataattcctTTGATTTTAGATATGTTTCTAAAGATTTTGATAGTATATGCCTACAAATAAATAAGATATacctaaaatttatattaatctattaattttcaTATCCCCACTGGTTGTGTCGTATTTTTCCAAGAATTGCGTGTCCTATGTCATGCTGTGTCCATATTAATGTTTTTGTCTGTGCTTCTTAGGGAGGAACTTATTACAGAAAATTATgtttctatatttatttttgttggtcACCTAAGTTATCCACACTGCTTGAATCTCTACTCCATTGTGTAACTTGCATTTTGTGAACAATTTGGCGAGGAACAATCAAACTTTTGAAGGGGTTGAGATATCTGTTATTGagattaaataattttttcggGGCACTCTTTGTTTGAAGGCTGTACTATAATGATTGATGTGGTATCTTGTAGTTCTTTAGCAGATTTCATGGATCTCTTAAATGTCATTGTAATTCTCTGGGAGACTCTACCATTGGAGTTCTCCTTCTTTCAaaataattagttattatttatcaaagaaataatttgttttagttttcaaaaaaagggCATGAATGAAACGCATGAATGTTATCTTTCTGATTCTAGCAAAAGATGTTGCCCATCCACAACTTAAAAATGAGAATCAtcaattgaaatttgatttGTTGCTGTTCATACTATTTTAATTTGCGAGGTAGTTTCTTACTTGATTTATTACATTATCCAATCATCAACCCAGCATATCTTTAAAATGTTCTTTTcttaaatttcttctttttgctatttttctaatgataattaaataagtaaaaGAACTATCAGAAATTAGAATATGGATCATTATGTGACATGTTGTAATGGATCAACAAAGAAGCTAACAGTGTTAAATAATGTAAAGTTTTCCTGAAGTTAATATTGCTAAATACACTTTGGAGATGGTATTTTTTAGAtgctttttttgttgttgttactgTACCCATGTGTTTACATATACTAGGTTAGTGCTTTCtgaattgaaaataaatgtgaaaaattataAGTTCACTCTGTTGTATTCTGGTGGTAAGTGCCACATAGACTATCTTTATTATTGTCCATTTAATTAGTTCTTCATAAAAATCTATCTGAGTGTGATGGGCTAAATAATTTCTCTAATAAATATTCaattctttcttcaattttggtTTGATTCACAACAACTATGATAATTATTGGCACCCTTAGTGTTCATATACCTATTTCATCTTTATCTTTAAATTATTactgggtgtttttttttttggcccctGTTTCATGATGTCGATTATTATTGCATCAGCTCTGGTCATGGAGTAATCCATGTCAACAACATAGTTCTCTTGGCCCTTTTTCGTTGAGGGTAGATAACCAACTAAAGTGAATTTTGGCATCCTAATTTCCCCTGGCAAtcctcatttaattttttgtcctctaatctacatttttttttttgtgcctcggggggggggggggttgttacCATAATTTTCTTGCTTTTATGAGATTCTGTGTCAGGACAAGTGAgtgatattttcatttttgacatTGTAGATGATGATTGCACTTTTTGTCTGACtgatgtcaattttttttacctgtTCTGCAATATTGTGCACAGCATCTTTTCAGACTCAGGCAGCAGCATATTGAAAGAATTTCATGGCAGGCAGTGGCCTGACATCTTTGGGTCGTGTGAAGCTCACTGATCTAGTACCCTGTGAAGGCCTTCCTTCTGATTCTTATAAACTATCAGTCTCAACTTTGTCACAGTCGCTTGCTCAATATTCTGCTGCCATCATTCAGTTCCCAGCAAGTGATGGGGCTCTTTTAAGATCTGGGTTGGAGTCTGCTCGCCTGTACTTTCACCAAAGAGCATCATACCCAGCTGCAGAAATGATTCATAATAATGATTCTCGCGAGTGGTGCAAGACATCTGGATACTATGCAGATCCTCAGATGTGGCAAGAAACATATGATTACCGGCCGGGCCTTACTCCTAATGAGCCAAACAATACGATGGATCTCCCTCCAGCAGGTTTGCCCGACATATTTGCTCTACTTGGAAAGGCTGCTCGGGATATACTGGATGCCATCAGCTTCTATTTGAACTTACGCAGTTCTCCATTTACTGAGATACTTGATAATGTTCCACTGAGAAATCGGGAAATTTCATCTTCAGTATTGTCTGTTTGCTGTTACGCAAGGCCATCATTTCAGGGAGCACAACACCATAATTTAGCCACTCAAGAGGATGGCCAGTTGATTATGTTTACAGATCATGAGCACCAAGCAGATAAAAGCCTCATATCTCTTGTTAAGTCAGATAAGGCAGGTTTACATATAAGAGATCTTCATGGTCGGTGGTTTTTAGTGGATAGTGATCTTGGCCCTCAAGAAGCCATTGTTTACCCTGGACTTGCACTTTATCAGGCAACGGCAGGCTATGTCAACCCTGCATTTTACAGAACAGACATCAATACTATGCAGGGTAACATGCATGGGCGATGTTCTTTGGCTTTTAAACTGATGCCAAAATCCATGTCCAGTCTTAATTGTTCAGAGATGAGAGCGGCTGGTCATGGAGTTGAAGCTCAGTTCCTGCTTCCAGTACTGGTGGATGACTTCATGCAGAAATCCCCCCCAACTGATCAGCTCTTTAACAGGCAGAATATCCAGTGTTTCAATTTTCCTACAGTCCAGGACGGTAGGCAGAATTCTAATGATAATGTAGCTTTCTGTTGTCACTGGATTTTATGTTTCCAATTTTATTGTCATAAACCAATTATTTGAGTCTCTTTCTGCTAGAGACATTTACTACCCCTGATTTTCATTATGACTCAGGTTAGGGTTGTCATATCACATGGCATAACTTTCTTTGCTAACAAATACAACTTGTTTGTTACCCTCCTGCCTctcttccccaaaaaaaaaaaaaaaaaaaaaaaagaaaaaagaaaaaaaagaaaaagaaaagaaaagaaaagaatggggGAGAAGGGGGTGGGGAACAACAAGTGATGAATTTAAGCTCCAGATTTGGCTTAAGCCACCTTTTATATACGTTTGGTACTAACCCAACACTCAATCTCCTTGATCTTATAATACTAAATTGTTCCGGTCATTTTAAAGAttcgttttgtttttttaaatttcatcttTTTACCTGGCTTTGATTCCTACTCTCTGTTTCACTCTTGGGCTGGGACTCTTTCTCCTTGTGCATCCTCaacatttcaaatttatttagcATGGACTTCATAATAGATAGCATAGTGTTAATATTCCCAGTTGCTTACTATGCTATATCTCTGCATCTCTTAAAAGTTAAACCTTTCTTTCTTGATGAAGGAATTAACAGGGAGTCAAGGCCTTAGACTAGATACCATTGTTTGAGCTGAAActcaataatataaattaattattaaggTAGTGACATATTTGTTTGGATACCAAAATTGAGCATATGACAATCAACTTGAGCTCTTCTTCTCAAGTCTTAACTCCTTGAGTCAAGGACTTTAGGGCTTAAAATGCTTTTGCACTAATGATGCCTTAAGCATTATGGTGTATGGCTTGCCTCCTAAGGATGTCAGCAGGTTGGGATGGGACTGGGGACCCAGTCCACATCTCTGCCAGGCTTAATTTTCCCCATTCTCAATTCttctatatttaattttaatgacCTTTGGAAATTTACTTTTGTATTGAATAATAGAAATATGTGTGTGTACACGTGTCTTTTGTGGTAAAACTGTCACGCGATGTAgcatagaaaagaaacaaactgAAAGATGAAAATCTTTTataaatgtaattaaaaaatatgtgattattattttttaatattgaaaaatgTGGGGTTTAGGTGTGAATAAAAAAGTGTGGGGTGGGATCGGGCAGGGTGCAGGTAGAGTTATCCTCTACTTTGGGTTTTGTTCTCAAATGATTTAGAAGCAGGGAACTAAACCATATTTAGACATGTGCCTGATATCAATGACGACAATTCTAAAAGATTACATCTTTACTAGTCAGAAGTTTTAGAAATCTTTAATGTGTAGCTTCCAAGTTTTTTGTGGGTTGAAACAAATGTAATATAGTAGGCTAGTAATTAACAAAAAACTTACTGCATCATACTcataagaaaagaaacaaaaactaaatacaacAGACAGGAATCAATCATCAATGAGAGGTGAATGCCATGTCAGAAATTTTTCCatgaaaagagaaaggagtaTGATCACAACTACAGTTGTGTTAAACATTAAtgtcatcttttttctttttaaaaaagaggATATTTTCCTAATGAAAGCATTTCAGTCTGTGTTTGGTCTCACCATCTTGATAATAAATTAcgttatttattttctgtgcAAGTAGCCCTTAGTGAGAAGTTTTTAACAGCAGGTCGTTGGATCGATGAAATGCTGGTACAGGATCTATGAAGCCCTTGGTGAGGAGGAGGAAGCATGATTCAAGAAGCAAACCTTTGCCACCTTCTAAGAGGTTACGACTTGAAGCTCAGAGAGTTCTGAAGGAGAGGGTTCAGGACATTGCTGATAAGAAGGGCATCAAGCTGAGGTTTTGCAATTTGAAGGAATGTGAGAGTCACGTTCACACGCTAGATAGCCCATGTGCCAATATAAGAATGGAGATTGGATGGCCAGCTGGGGTACCATTTGTTCATCCCCACGATCTACCTAACAAGGCAAAGATTGGTTTCCTTGAAGCATATGAACCTGGTTGGACAGCAACTCATGATATGGAGTTAAGTCTAACTGAACCTGGACAGGCCAGTCAACAATCAGCTAATTGTAACTGTAACTCTCCTATTCAAGTTTCATATCTACATTGCAATGCATCTTATGTATTAGATGTCTCTTGAGTTCTTTGCTTTACACATGCAaactaaaaaaggaaaagaactgACTACCTCTTGAATATTGTGAAGGTGTGATATCACCAATGCAATTAAAGTAATTGCCAAGAAATTGTGTTTCAAACTgcaaatttctctctttctacaTACACACATATGTGCATGTGTGTATTTCTTTGTATGTTTGCatgcatgtgtatatatatatatttgtactatagtatagatataaatatgaatatttgtATACaatattggttttgttttttctctttacaATTTTAGGGTTCTGTTTGTTGTGCTCTAGTGGTACTATTTATGacattatttggtttttttggtgACATGTCCATCCACCTAGtttaaattaaatgcatgtgGAAGTAACAAGCTGTTGCAATATTCTTCTTTTAGTTTGACAAATCCTTCAATTCATGATACACACAAAGGATATGTTTAAAGTGAAGTTCTCGTACAGGAACCATATTGGTTGATGGAAATTGTTATGCCTGGAGTAGAAAGCACTGTATCCATAGATTTACGAATAGCAACGAGTGTAATGTTTTCATGGACATGGAAACTTCCAAAAATCTAGATGTGAGGGTTTTTGCCCTgttgttttaaatttataatattgaaCATGAACATTTATTTGAGTATGCATATGTGTGCATTAGAACCACAGACAGTATAGCAAGTATGGGATGGATGACTATGTATGATTTTCAGGGCAAAGAAACATAATGTTCGTGCAAATCTCCACTTCTTTTAGGTGACTGTAGGCAAGcttttttttacaaatggcTAAACTAGTGTGAGACATGGGTGGGTTTAAGTGTTGTGTCCTCAAGTGTCTTGTgccatttttgttttgggataGTTGGAAAAgtgggggatttgaaccttggatgTCTATATTGGAAATACCAAGGTGTCAGTTGAGCTACCAAACTCTTGGCCAATTTTCATTTCTAAGCTGGTAATAAAAGCAAGTAACTAAAGCATTTGACATTCATATAGTAGTTAAGTAATATAAAATCCTAGAACTATATGAACATGATAAGCTATGGTTACAAATTATGCATGATCATGTGTGCCCTCATATGCTTGCATATGCCCATTCATCTCTAGATATATAACATATATTGTGGATGAGCAAGTGCTATTAGAAAGTTATTGCTGTAGAGTAAACTTGGTATATGAACTTTTTATTTGATAGACCCTAAACCTGTTGATGCACATGTACTTGTATATGAATACACCTTTTATTGCTGTAGAGTAAACTTGGTATATGAACTTTTTATTTGATAGACCACAAATCTGTTGATGCACATGTACTTGTTTATGAATACACCTTTTACTTGAACAGTgctaattatttttcttttatcgaGTCTGATGTGTGTAGATTGAACATTACACTTATCTTTGTGAAGTTTATAACACTAAATGAATAGTTGAAGTGGtcatttgtttcttttctcgACTCAGGAGAATAACATCATGTTCATCATAAATGTGAAATGCTGTGAATGACATATCTTTAGTTTTAATCTGTCAAGACATGGACTTAGGTGCCTACGAGAGTCTGTCAAAGAGACAGATGTGCTTTTCATCCATATTTTTCTAAGAACTTAATCTTCCTTAACTTttcaatacaaaatttttgcaaCTGCCACCAAACTAGCTTCATATCTTACCTGTTCTTaacccttttgtttttgtttttgtttttgtattgttGTTGATTTCTTTCGTTCCCCCTTGTTTGGTTGCAATTAACAAAATGTGTATTAATTCTTGTGTGTGCAGGAATCAATCTCCATAGTTTCAGATGTGTGGCCACCCCTGATCAGCTTGTGACTAAATGGTTTT
This genomic stretch from Quercus robur chromosome 4, dhQueRobu3.1, whole genome shotgun sequence harbors:
- the LOC126720781 gene encoding uncharacterized protein LOC126720781 isoform X4 — its product is MAGSGLTSLGRVKLTDLVPCEGLPSDSYKLSVSTLSQSLAQYSAAIIQFPASDGALLRSGLESARLYFHQRASYPAAEMIHNNDSREWCKTSGYYADPQMWQETYDYRPGLTPNEPNNTMDLPPAGLPDIFALLGKAARDILDAISFYLNLRSSPFTEILDNVPLRNREISSSVLSVCCYARPSFQGAQHHNLATQEDGQLIMFTDHEHQADKSLISLVKSDKAGLHIRDLHGRWFLVDSDLGPQEAIVYPGLALYQATAGYVNPAFYRTDINTMQGNMHGRCSLAFKLMPKSMSSLNCSEMRAAGHGVEAQFLLPVLVDDFMQKSPPTDQLFNRQNIQCFNFPTVQDGSMKPLVRRRKHDSRSKPLPPSKRLRLEAQRVLKERVQDIADKKGIKLRFCNLKECESHVHTLDSPCANIRMEIGWPAGVPFVHPHDLPNKAKIGFLEAYEPGWTATHDMENQSP
- the LOC126720781 gene encoding uncharacterized protein LOC126720781 isoform X1, producing the protein MAGSGLTSLGRVKLTDLVPCEGLPSDSYKLSVSTLSQSLAQYSAAIIQFPASDGALLRSGLESARLYFHQRASYPAAEMIHNNDSREWCKTSGYYADPQMWQETYDYRPGLTPNEPNNTMDLPPAGLPDIFALLGKAARDILDAISFYLNLRSSPFTEILDNVPLRNREISSSVLSVCCYARPSFQGAQHHNLATQEDGQLIMFTDHEHQADKSLISLVKSDKAGLHIRDLHGRWFLVDSDLGPQEAIVYPGLALYQATAGYVNPAFYRTDINTMQGNMHGRCSLAFKLMPKSMSSLNCSEMRAAGHGVEAQFLLPVLVDDFMQKSPPTDQLFNRQNIQCFNFPTVQDGSMKPLVRRRKHDSRSKPLPPSKRLRLEAQRVLKERVQDIADKKGIKLRFCNLKECESHVHTLDSPCANIRMEIGWPAGVPFVHPHDLPNKAKIGFLEAYEPGWTATHDMELSLTEPGQESISIVSDVWPPLISL
- the LOC126720781 gene encoding uncharacterized protein LOC126720781 isoform X3, which produces MAGSGLTSLGRVKLTDLVPCEGLPSDSYKLSVSTLSQSLAQYSAAIIQFPASDGALLRSGLESARLYFHQRASYPAAEMIHNNDSREWCKTSGYYADPQMWQETYDYRPGLTPNEPNNTMDLPPAGLPDIFALLGKAARDILDAISFYLNLRSSPFTEILDNVPLRNREISSSVLSVCCYARPSFQGAQHHNLATQEDGQLIMFTDHEHQADKSLISLVKSDKAGLHIRDLHGRWFLVDSDLGPQEAIVYPGLALYQATAGYVNPAFYRTDINTMQGNMHGRCSLAFKLMPKSMSSLNCSEMRAAGHGVEAQFLLPVLVDDFMQKSPPTDQLFNRQNIQCFNFPTVQDGSMKPLVRRRKHDSRSKPLPPSKRLRLEAQRVLKERVQDIADKKGIKLRFCNLKECESHVHTLDSPCANIRMEIGWPAGVPFVHPHDLPNKAKIGFLEAYEPGWTATHDMELSLTEPGQASQQSAN
- the LOC126720781 gene encoding uncharacterized protein LOC126720781 isoform X2, with translation MAGSGLTSLGRVKLTDLVPCEGLPSDSYKLSVSTLSQSLAQYSAAIIQFPASDGALLRSGLESARLYFHQRASYPAAEMIHNNDSREWCKTSGYYADPQMWQETYDYRPGLTPNEPNNTMDLPPAGLPDIFALLGKAARDILDAISFYLNLRSSPFTEILDNVPLRNREISSSVLSVCCYARPSFQGAQHHNLATQEDGQLIMFTDHEHQADKSLISLVKSDKAGLHIRDLHGRWFLVDSDLGPQEAIVYPGLALYQATAGYVNPAFYRTDINTMQGNMHGRCSLAFKLMPKSMSSLNCSEMRAAGHGVEAQFLLPVLVDDFMQKSPPTDQLFNRQNIQCFNFPTVQDGSMKPLVRRRKHDSRSKPLPPSKRLRLEAQRVLKERVQDIADKKGIKLRFCNLKECESHVHTLDSPCANIRMEIGWPAGVPFVHPHDLPNKAKIGFLEAYEPGWTATHDMELSLTEPGQASQQSANCN